A genomic window from Slackia heliotrinireducens DSM 20476 includes:
- a CDS encoding glycerate kinase, translating into MKLVFASDSFKGSLSSARTAELLTQAAGFVFGDCECVSAPMADGGEGTVDAVLAALGGKRITVTVFDPLMRSTCASYGILPDGHAVIEMAAASGLTLVEPDLRNPLMTSTFGTGQLILAALDQGCRNITVGLGGSATNDGGMGCIRALGGRFVDARGHELRGCGRDLGEVSEIDMRGLDPRLGETSIAIMSDVTNPLCGPEGATYIYGRQKGATSEMLEQLERGMQSYSEVVREQFHIDCNNTPGAGAAGGLGAALMVFLGGRLQSGIECLLDLIGFDSMLEGADLVVTGEGKADAQSSHGKTMQGVARRATTKGIPVYALVGSIGEGAEALLDDGILSFFALQEDDMPLDYAMAHAEELYADTAVRLFRSFRDAR; encoded by the coding sequence GTGAAGCTCGTTTTCGCATCCGATTCATTCAAAGGCAGCCTTTCCAGCGCCCGAACGGCCGAGCTTCTGACGCAGGCTGCGGGATTTGTGTTCGGCGATTGCGAATGCGTAAGCGCGCCCATGGCGGACGGTGGCGAAGGGACCGTCGATGCCGTGCTTGCGGCATTAGGCGGAAAGCGCATCACCGTTACCGTATTCGACCCCCTCATGCGCTCGACCTGCGCCTCGTACGGAATCTTGCCCGATGGCCATGCTGTGATCGAGATGGCGGCCGCATCAGGGCTCACCTTGGTGGAGCCGGACTTGCGCAATCCGCTGATGACCAGCACGTTCGGAACTGGACAGCTCATTTTGGCCGCCCTTGACCAAGGATGTCGGAACATCACCGTGGGGCTGGGCGGTTCGGCCACCAACGACGGCGGCATGGGATGCATCCGTGCGCTGGGCGGCCGGTTCGTGGATGCAAGGGGACATGAGCTTCGCGGCTGCGGGCGCGACCTCGGCGAGGTTTCCGAAATAGACATGCGCGGCTTGGATCCCCGCCTGGGCGAAACGAGCATCGCCATCATGTCGGATGTCACCAACCCCCTATGCGGACCCGAAGGCGCAACCTATATATACGGCAGGCAAAAAGGCGCCACCTCCGAAATGTTGGAGCAGTTGGAGCGGGGCATGCAGTCCTATTCAGAGGTTGTTCGGGAACAGTTTCATATCGATTGCAACAACACGCCTGGCGCCGGTGCCGCCGGAGGCCTGGGGGCGGCGTTGATGGTCTTTCTGGGAGGACGCCTGCAATCGGGCATCGAGTGTCTGCTCGACCTGATTGGGTTCGATTCGATGCTCGAAGGCGCCGACCTGGTGGTCACGGGCGAAGGCAAGGCCGACGCGCAGAGCAGCCATGGCAAAACCATGCAGGGCGTGGCACGACGCGCAACGACGAAGGGCATTCCCGTGTATGCCTTGGTGGGTTCGATTGGCGAAGGTGCCGAGGCGCTTCTCGATGACGGCATCCTGTCGTTTTTCGCGCTCCAGGAAGATGACATGCCTCTGGATTACGCCATGGCCCATGCGGAGGAGCTGTATGCCGATACCGCCGTGCGCCTGTTCCGCTCGTTTCGCGATGCACGATAG
- a CDS encoding TetR/AcrR family transcriptional regulator, which translates to MELNIFNTDKTPSRRDEIVAAARELYETRGLEETTIKDISDKLGVARSLFYHYFKNKDAVTDAVIDDYVNDFLQMVYYWNEDRTQGDVLGALESCIQMLRRGIFDKDQFRNDLATNENARLYLMFLQRSAEGLAKYVTETTVADYERLHDIRINHVYETFYVLIIGMIGFMRRYPDAPDELLKDLIAQTLRLDMDEDYIRQKEEADSGLKP; encoded by the coding sequence ATGGAGCTGAATATTTTCAACACCGATAAAACCCCCTCCCGACGTGACGAGATTGTTGCTGCAGCCCGCGAGCTTTACGAGACCCGCGGCTTGGAGGAGACCACCATCAAAGACATTTCCGACAAGCTGGGCGTTGCGCGCAGTCTCTTCTATCACTACTTCAAGAACAAAGACGCCGTCACCGACGCCGTCATCGATGACTATGTGAACGACTTCCTGCAGATGGTCTATTACTGGAACGAAGACCGCACCCAGGGAGACGTCCTCGGCGCGTTGGAAAGCTGCATCCAGATGCTGCGCCGCGGAATCTTCGATAAGGACCAGTTCCGCAACGACCTCGCCACCAACGAAAACGCGCGTCTGTATTTGATGTTCCTGCAGCGTTCGGCTGAAGGGCTCGCGAAATATGTGACCGAAACCACCGTAGCCGATTACGAACGATTGCACGACATACGCATCAATCACGTGTACGAAACGTTCTATGTGCTCATCATCGGCATGATCGGCTTCATGCGACGGTATCCCGATGCACCCGACGAGCTTCTGAAAGACCTGATAGCGCAGACGTTGCGCCTGGACATGGACGAGGATTACATTCGTCAGAAAGAGGAAGCCGACTCGGGCTTGAAGCCTTAA
- a CDS encoding DUF5692 family protein, whose protein sequence is MLFEVYGENAVFQWVGWLLVFVGLIGLNEFARRSKIGGIIMFVALPICMTIYCIAVTAGAASGATWAVDNPTVLFQNGWFHYAKVYAALTGCIGFMIIKYHWGKLGKAEWFKAFPFVIVAINILIAVISDFESFAHFVSGDYFLLDNGSAAWITSEHATQLTGWHNLINGIAGIINIFCMTGWWAVYSSKKKQQDMIWADMTWVFIIAYDLWNFCYTYNCLPNHAWYCGLALLLAPTVANALWNKGGWIQNRANTLAIWCMFAQVFPQFQDSFPEYGLNSPFAVNSVLSTQANTIVSVIALLANIAAIAYIFYRAKKLGVNPYKKEVFVGTKDYEAARARIADGECPEHEIADYEAAHKILDGNKAA, encoded by the coding sequence ATGTTGTTCGAAGTCTACGGAGAAAACGCGGTATTCCAGTGGGTTGGATGGCTTCTTGTGTTCGTTGGTCTCATCGGCCTGAACGAATTCGCCCGCCGCAGCAAGATAGGCGGCATCATCATGTTTGTGGCCCTGCCTATTTGCATGACTATCTACTGCATCGCCGTAACGGCGGGTGCCGCCAGCGGTGCCACCTGGGCCGTCGACAACCCCACCGTACTGTTCCAAAACGGCTGGTTCCACTATGCCAAGGTGTATGCCGCACTCACCGGTTGCATCGGCTTCATGATCATCAAGTACCACTGGGGCAAGCTGGGCAAGGCCGAATGGTTTAAGGCGTTCCCCTTCGTAATCGTGGCTATCAATATCCTCATCGCTGTCATCTCCGACTTCGAAAGCTTCGCCCACTTCGTATCCGGCGATTACTTCCTGCTCGACAACGGCAGCGCCGCTTGGATTACCAGCGAACACGCCACTCAGCTTACGGGCTGGCACAATCTGATTAACGGCATCGCCGGCATCATCAACATCTTCTGCATGACCGGCTGGTGGGCCGTCTACAGCTCCAAGAAGAAGCAGCAAGACATGATTTGGGCTGATATGACCTGGGTCTTCATCATTGCTTACGACCTGTGGAACTTCTGCTACACCTACAACTGCCTGCCCAACCATGCATGGTACTGCGGCCTGGCCCTTCTGCTTGCCCCGACGGTTGCTAACGCGCTGTGGAACAAGGGCGGCTGGATTCAGAACCGTGCCAACACCCTGGCCATCTGGTGCATGTTCGCACAGGTATTCCCGCAGTTCCAGGACAGCTTCCCAGAGTACGGCCTGAACAGCCCCTTCGCTGTGAACAGCGTCCTTTCCACCCAGGCGAACACCATCGTGAGCGTCATCGCCCTGCTGGCGAACATCGCCGCCATCGCCTACATCTTCTACCGCGCCAAGAAGCTCGGCGTGAACCCCTACAAGAAGGAAGTCTTCGTAGGCACCAAGGATTACGAGGCTGCCCGCGCCCGCATCGCCGACGGCGAATGCCCGGAGCATGAGATCGCCGATTACGAAGCCGCCCACAAGATTCTTGACGGCAACAAGGCCGCGTAG
- a CDS encoding FMN-binding protein, whose product MNKTLIRWMAAAVSTSLVLAVGLCGCENGYEGTGSKDAASAEQLAMHTDDPWDAPIEKTADRTENDLVDGVYIGVGHGVDGLVTVTIQVEDNVITVLETAQEGETQSVGGWEAIRNGTYAEMIEAAQGSGFDSISGATFTSAAIREAVDDALAQAETGVVDPSKTSIHEAAQADTEE is encoded by the coding sequence ATGAACAAGACTTTGATTCGGTGGATGGCCGCTGCTGTATCGACAAGCCTCGTGCTTGCAGTGGGCCTCTGCGGTTGCGAAAACGGCTACGAAGGCACTGGCAGCAAGGACGCGGCCAGCGCTGAACAACTGGCAATGCACACCGACGATCCTTGGGATGCCCCAATCGAAAAGACCGCCGACCGCACAGAAAACGACCTGGTCGACGGCGTGTACATTGGCGTGGGCCATGGCGTGGACGGACTTGTCACCGTCACCATCCAGGTGGAAGACAACGTCATCACCGTTCTGGAAACCGCCCAGGAGGGCGAAACCCAAAGCGTTGGCGGCTGGGAGGCCATCCGCAACGGCACATATGCCGAGATGATTGAAGCGGCCCAAGGCAGTGGCTTCGACTCGATTTCCGGCGCCACCTTCACATCGGCCGCCATTCGCGAGGCCGTCGACGATGCGCTGGCGCAGGCCGAAACCGGTGTTGTCGATCCGTCCAAAACGAGCATTCATGAAGCCGCTCAGGCAGATACGGAGGAATAG
- a CDS encoding FAD-dependent oxidoreductase — translation MSHDIETTHASGLSRRGFLAGAATAAAAAVAAAAAPGRAFAVEDGKVGDWSADGSAEPTLAPSNTGNASGLDGTYRDHEAAGFPANDDTPIPPRPVPASWDYECDIVVVGAGGGGLNAAARCVELGAETICVESSSIIGGNAQSAGMCAILGGSRLQEEKRFAFPSYPFDARAMTEWAMDEYHFSADPQLIYRIADAGGKCIDWMADCGVKWRLGEVPVYVAPLDSTLDHHVLKMKDATDAMYTFASGHGCEFKFQCPATALVQDEDGRIVGITANEDFENEVYIHARRAVILTAGGFCNNKALLEKYIPTAAMGCASSYLPLGEKGECFRMGLGVGADVNGFNSSASFDGGVDWAAEGGQWARFLYDGMTQLSRQPFFTIDRTGQRIRYMDSRIGEGGAAAIYALGDLATAQMAVPGHRSYIVFDSHYEEYLADFGQEHCRKLITPDLEQIDKVPEHYRDWHHGVEDAIEADVLKKRDSLEELEADLGFEPGILTDAVAHWNECCEKGEDDFMYPMPPNWLHPIQDPPFYGCRIGGNLYGTKCGLAINDHMQVLSTTGRVIPGLYAGWHTAGGAVGENSYVGDVILGSLLGDVSLAFCGGYLCGTFANDVEEY, via the coding sequence ATGAGCCATGACATCGAAACAACCCACGCATCGGGTCTTTCTCGCCGTGGATTTTTGGCAGGTGCAGCCACAGCTGCAGCGGCGGCGGTAGCGGCCGCTGCAGCACCGGGACGCGCCTTCGCCGTGGAAGACGGCAAGGTCGGCGACTGGAGCGCCGACGGATCCGCCGAGCCCACACTGGCCCCGAGCAATACGGGCAATGCCAGCGGTCTTGACGGCACGTACCGCGACCACGAAGCCGCAGGTTTTCCTGCGAACGACGACACGCCCATCCCTCCGCGTCCGGTGCCCGCATCCTGGGATTACGAATGCGACATCGTCGTCGTAGGCGCAGGCGGAGGTGGCCTGAACGCCGCAGCCCGCTGCGTCGAACTGGGAGCCGAGACCATCTGCGTCGAATCCAGCTCCATCATCGGCGGCAATGCCCAAAGCGCAGGCATGTGCGCCATTTTGGGCGGAAGCCGCCTGCAAGAAGAGAAGCGATTCGCGTTCCCCAGCTACCCCTTCGACGCCCGTGCGATGACCGAATGGGCCATGGACGAGTATCATTTTTCGGCCGACCCCCAGCTCATCTACCGCATAGCGGACGCAGGCGGCAAGTGCATCGACTGGATGGCTGACTGCGGTGTGAAGTGGCGTTTGGGCGAAGTGCCCGTGTATGTGGCTCCCCTGGACAGCACGCTGGACCATCATGTCCTGAAGATGAAAGACGCCACCGATGCCATGTACACCTTCGCCTCCGGACACGGATGCGAATTCAAATTTCAGTGTCCGGCAACCGCCTTGGTGCAGGACGAAGATGGCCGCATCGTCGGCATCACCGCCAACGAAGATTTCGAAAACGAGGTCTATATCCATGCGCGTCGTGCTGTCATCCTGACCGCAGGTGGATTCTGCAACAACAAGGCTTTGCTGGAAAAATACATCCCCACCGCTGCCATGGGCTGTGCCAGCAGCTACCTGCCCTTGGGCGAAAAGGGCGAATGCTTCCGCATGGGCCTCGGCGTAGGTGCCGACGTGAACGGATTCAACAGCTCCGCCAGCTTCGACGGCGGCGTTGACTGGGCAGCCGAAGGCGGGCAATGGGCGCGATTCCTCTACGACGGCATGACGCAGCTTTCTCGCCAGCCGTTCTTCACCATCGACCGCACCGGCCAACGCATCCGCTACATGGACAGCCGTATCGGCGAAGGCGGCGCAGCGGCCATCTACGCCCTCGGTGATTTGGCAACCGCCCAGATGGCCGTGCCGGGGCACCGCAGCTACATCGTCTTCGACAGCCATTATGAGGAATACCTGGCCGATTTCGGACAGGAACACTGCCGCAAACTCATCACACCGGACCTGGAGCAAATCGACAAGGTCCCCGAGCATTACCGCGACTGGCACCACGGTGTCGAGGACGCCATCGAGGCCGACGTCCTCAAGAAACGCGACAGCTTGGAGGAGCTCGAAGCCGATCTCGGATTCGAACCCGGCATTCTAACCGACGCCGTCGCACATTGGAACGAATGCTGCGAGAAGGGTGAGGACGATTTCATGTATCCCATGCCACCGAATTGGCTGCACCCCATCCAAGACCCGCCGTTCTATGGATGCCGCATCGGCGGAAACCTGTACGGCACCAAGTGCGGCCTGGCCATAAACGATCACATGCAGGTCCTCAGCACCACCGGGCGCGTCATCCCCGGCCTCTATGCAGGTTGGCATACGGCGGGCGGCGCCGTCGGCGAGAACAGCTACGTGGGCGACGTCATCCTTGGCAGCCTGCTTGGCGACGTAAGCCTGGCGTTCTGCGGCGGCTACCTGTGCGGAACGTTTGCCAACGACGTTGAAGAATACTAG
- a CDS encoding replication-associated recombination protein A — protein sequence MQESLFQEDIPEPLAARLRPLSLDEYAGQKHLVGEGKVLRKLIEADQVSSMIFWGPPGVGKTTLAQIIAHQTNAKFVNFSAVTSGIKEIRQVMKQAENNRSLGEKTILFVDEIHRFNKAQQDAFLPFVEKGTIILIGATTENPSFEVNGALLSRCKVFVLKALETADLAELLDRAIHDPRGFGDQQVDVSDELLEAIATFANGDARTALSTLEMVVLNGDVDDEGVIHVTEETVEQCTERKSLLYDKHGEEHYNIISALHKSMRNSDPDAAVYWLARMLEAGEDPLYVARRITRFAAEDIGMADTHALEIAIAAYQACHFIGMPECTVHLTEAVVYMSMAPKSNSLYVAYGRAAKDAQKDLAEPVPLVIRNAPTRLMKELGFGKGYEYAHDAKDKLTTMQCLPDRLVGREYYSPTQQGNESKYAARLSEIKKWKADHGA from the coding sequence ATGCAGGAAAGCCTGTTTCAAGAAGACATACCCGAACCTTTGGCGGCTAGACTACGCCCTTTGTCCCTAGATGAATACGCAGGGCAGAAGCATCTTGTGGGCGAAGGCAAGGTGCTTCGCAAGCTCATCGAGGCGGATCAGGTGTCCTCAATGATTTTCTGGGGGCCTCCCGGCGTCGGGAAAACCACCTTGGCCCAGATCATCGCGCACCAAACAAACGCGAAGTTCGTGAACTTCTCTGCAGTGACCAGCGGCATCAAGGAAATTCGACAGGTCATGAAACAGGCGGAGAACAACCGTTCCCTTGGCGAGAAAACCATCCTGTTCGTGGACGAAATCCACCGCTTCAACAAGGCACAGCAGGATGCGTTCCTCCCCTTTGTCGAAAAAGGCACCATCATCCTTATAGGAGCCACCACGGAAAACCCGTCTTTCGAGGTCAATGGAGCATTGTTGTCGCGATGCAAGGTGTTCGTGCTCAAAGCGCTGGAAACGGCGGATTTGGCGGAACTGCTCGACCGGGCCATACACGACCCTCGGGGCTTCGGCGACCAGCAGGTTGATGTTTCCGACGAGCTGCTTGAAGCCATTGCGACCTTCGCAAACGGAGACGCCCGTACGGCGCTTTCCACGTTGGAGATGGTTGTTCTGAACGGCGATGTAGATGACGAAGGCGTCATTCACGTTACCGAGGAAACCGTCGAGCAATGTACCGAGCGCAAATCGCTGCTGTACGACAAACACGGCGAAGAGCATTACAACATCATTTCCGCACTTCACAAGTCCATGCGCAACTCCGACCCCGATGCAGCGGTGTACTGGCTTGCCCGTATGTTGGAAGCCGGTGAAGACCCGCTGTACGTTGCCCGTCGAATAACCCGATTCGCAGCCGAAGACATCGGCATGGCCGACACCCACGCATTGGAAATCGCAATCGCAGCCTACCAGGCATGCCATTTCATCGGCATGCCTGAATGCACGGTGCATCTGACCGAAGCCGTGGTTTACATGTCCATGGCACCGAAATCGAATTCACTATACGTCGCTTATGGACGTGCGGCGAAAGACGCTCAGAAAGACCTGGCAGAACCAGTGCCTTTGGTCATTCGCAATGCCCCCACCCGCCTCATGAAGGAACTGGGGTTCGGCAAAGGCTACGAATACGCGCATGACGCGAAAGACAAGCTTACCACGATGCAATGTCTGCCTGATCGGCTGGTCGGCCGCGAGTACTACTCCCCCACCCAACAGGGAAACGAGTCGAAATACGCTGCGCGCCTGTCTGAAATCAAAAAATGGAAGGCCGATCACGGGGCATAG
- the thrH gene encoding bifunctional phosphoserine phosphatase/homoserine phosphotransferase ThrH produces MYLVCLDLEGVLVPEIWIEFSKASGIPELSRTTRDEPDYDKLMTWRLGVLREHGLGLKEIQEVISTIDPMPGAKEFLDELRSFAQVVIISDTFQQFAMPLMRKLGYPTIFCNSLEVGEDGAITGYHMRVGNSKLTTVNCLHDMGFETIASGDSFNDLAMIKNSKAGFLFRSTESIKADHPEVPAYEDYDELLAAIKEAAATLE; encoded by the coding sequence ATGTATTTAGTATGCCTGGACCTCGAAGGTGTTTTGGTTCCCGAAATCTGGATTGAGTTTTCAAAAGCCTCAGGCATACCCGAGCTTTCCCGCACCACTCGTGACGAACCCGACTACGACAAACTCATGACTTGGCGCCTCGGCGTCTTGAGGGAGCATGGACTGGGCCTTAAGGAGATTCAGGAGGTCATCTCAACCATCGACCCCATGCCTGGCGCAAAGGAATTCCTCGATGAGCTGCGTTCGTTTGCCCAGGTTGTCATCATCAGCGACACGTTCCAGCAATTCGCCATGCCCCTGATGCGAAAGCTTGGCTACCCCACCATCTTCTGCAATTCCCTGGAGGTCGGCGAAGACGGGGCGATTACGGGCTACCACATGCGCGTCGGAAACTCCAAGCTGACAACCGTAAACTGCCTCCACGATATGGGCTTCGAGACCATTGCCAGCGGCGATTCCTTCAATGACCTGGCAATGATCAAGAACTCGAAGGCTGGCTTCTTGTTCCGTTCAACCGAGTCCATCAAGGCCGATCATCCCGAGGTGCCGGCATACGAGGACTATGATGAGCTGCTGGCCGCCATCAAGGAGGCTGCTGCTACGCTGGAATAA
- a CDS encoding PD-(D/E)XK nuclease family transposase, with protein MTNPSNTAHENTCKPRTDRIDPLFNDVFIRLFGKEESRTVTKSLVNAILRAAEIEEIGDIDSISAEHTSFGGSINCRSSRFDVRIVSENRHIDLEAERHENEVDNRSLLYASRLLDEAMPKGRIDFMKFPQVIIITLYDADPIVPDEDAFISVSRLKRKVGEHEYDVTDRMLFVLVELRKFRARYNQLTDKVLEDELLSWLYLLTEGYRDERESEAIMEKFPTIEEFAELYGFALGDPKLKQAYDDYESAFIMESSRKAYHIRKEREAREDGYKAGVQQGLEQGMQNALVSLVRDGIIPNSEAAKRLNMSLDEFNAILANDES; from the coding sequence ATGACGAACCCTAGCAACACTGCGCACGAAAACACCTGTAAGCCCAGAACCGATCGGATTGATCCGCTATTCAATGATGTCTTCATCCGCCTATTCGGTAAAGAAGAATCTCGAACCGTTACGAAAAGCCTGGTAAATGCGATTCTGCGCGCGGCAGAGATCGAAGAAATCGGCGACATCGACAGCATCTCGGCAGAGCATACCTCTTTCGGCGGGTCAATTAATTGTCGTTCCTCCCGTTTCGACGTACGCATCGTTTCTGAAAACCGACACATCGATTTGGAAGCAGAGCGCCACGAAAACGAAGTCGACAATCGCTCGCTTCTATACGCCTCACGCCTGCTTGATGAAGCGATGCCTAAAGGTCGCATCGACTTTATGAAGTTTCCCCAGGTCATTATCATTACTTTATACGATGCGGATCCCATTGTGCCCGACGAAGATGCATTCATCAGCGTTTCTCGGCTCAAACGTAAAGTTGGAGAACATGAATACGACGTTACAGATCGCATGCTCTTCGTGCTTGTGGAACTTCGTAAATTCCGCGCACGCTATAATCAGCTCACAGACAAAGTGCTCGAAGACGAGCTGCTGTCGTGGCTATACCTGCTAACAGAAGGCTACCGCGACGAACGCGAGAGCGAGGCCATCATGGAGAAATTCCCTACCATCGAGGAATTTGCAGAACTCTACGGATTCGCCTTGGGGGATCCAAAACTTAAGCAAGCATACGACGATTACGAATCGGCCTTCATTATGGAAAGTAGCCGTAAGGCTTACCACATCAGAAAAGAACGCGAAGCGAGAGAAGATGGGTATAAGGCCGGCGTGCAGCAGGGACTTGAGCAGGGCATGCAAAACGCTCTTGTCTCCCTTGTCCGTGATGGGATCATTCCGAATTCCGAAGCAGCAAAGCGACTAAACATGAGTTTGGATGAATTCAATGCGATTCTAGCCAACGACGAGTCGTAA
- a CDS encoding ABC transporter ATP-binding protein — MDIMPCLRTEGLIVGYDGKPLIKDVNIDVLPGRIVTLIGPNGAGKSTILKTVTGYLEPLGGAVYLSGKPLSELTPHERSLQFSVLLTERLRTELLTCADIVETGRYPYTGRLGILTDEDRRIVRESMEMVHVWDLRDRDFMQISDGQRQRILLARAICQRPQTIVLDEPTNYLDIRYQIDLLNVLRRLVSAREVGVIMSLHELPLARKVSDFVLCAKGDGIVAAGAPEEIFVPEVIDDLYGLKPGVYDPISGQILLEDE; from the coding sequence ATGGACATCATGCCCTGCTTGCGTACAGAAGGCCTGATTGTCGGTTATGACGGGAAACCGCTGATCAAAGACGTAAATATCGACGTTCTGCCTGGTCGCATTGTCACGCTGATCGGTCCGAACGGCGCCGGAAAGTCAACTATTCTGAAAACCGTAACGGGCTATTTGGAGCCTTTGGGCGGCGCCGTGTATCTTTCCGGTAAGCCGCTGAGTGAACTGACTCCCCATGAACGGTCGCTGCAGTTTTCCGTTTTGCTGACCGAACGGTTGAGAACTGAGCTTCTGACGTGTGCCGACATTGTTGAAACGGGTCGGTATCCTTATACGGGACGCTTGGGAATCCTAACCGATGAGGACCGTCGAATCGTGCGCGAATCCATGGAAATGGTTCATGTTTGGGATCTTCGCGACAGGGATTTCATGCAAATCAGCGATGGGCAGCGCCAGCGTATTCTGCTGGCGCGTGCCATCTGCCAACGCCCGCAGACCATCGTATTGGATGAGCCTACAAATTACTTGGACATTCGCTATCAGATTGATCTGCTCAACGTTTTACGCCGGCTTGTATCAGCACGAGAGGTCGGTGTAATCATGTCGCTGCATGAGCTGCCCCTTGCCCGAAAGGTAAGCGATTTCGTGCTGTGCGCGAAGGGCGACGGCATCGTAGCTGCTGGCGCACCTGAAGAGATTTTTGTGCCTGAAGTCATAGACGACCTCTACGGGCTGAAGCCTGGCGTTTATGATCCAATATCTGGGCAGATTCTCCTTGAAGATGAGTAG
- a CDS encoding FecCD family ABC transporter permease yields the protein MQRQSSIDNSFGRSVKRRRTFAVFAFLGVLLVALAVMNLCIGTLKVSPGDLVAVLFGHDAESVGYQVIWDIRLPRLIAAALLGGALALAGFLLQTFFNNPIAGPYILGISSGAKLAVAVMMIVVIGSSRTMPSWLLVISAFVGSMVAMLFVLSVSRRIESMAMLIVAGVMVGYICSAATDFLITFASDANIVNLKNWSLGSFSGVNWRDIGIIAVVSLTASAAVFALSKPIGAFQLGEQYARSMGVNIRVFRVALIVLSSLLAACVTAFAGPISFVGIAVPHVVKRLLSTSKPIVVIPGSFLGGAIFCLFCDLIARNIFAPTEVSISAVTAIFGAPIVIGILLRREKARN from the coding sequence ATGCAACGTCAAAGCAGCATAGATAACTCTTTCGGCCGCTCGGTGAAACGGCGCCGCACATTCGCGGTGTTCGCCTTTCTCGGGGTACTTTTGGTGGCGTTGGCGGTGATGAACCTTTGCATTGGAACGCTGAAGGTTTCCCCTGGTGACTTGGTTGCAGTTCTTTTCGGTCACGACGCGGAGAGCGTCGGATATCAGGTGATTTGGGATATTCGCCTGCCTCGGCTTATTGCTGCCGCTTTGCTTGGCGGCGCTTTGGCTTTGGCGGGCTTTCTGCTGCAGACATTTTTCAACAATCCTATTGCCGGGCCGTACATCCTCGGTATTTCATCGGGTGCAAAGCTCGCGGTTGCGGTGATGATGATTGTGGTCATCGGCTCGTCGAGAACCATGCCCTCTTGGTTGCTTGTGATTTCAGCTTTCGTGGGATCGATGGTCGCCATGTTGTTCGTCTTGTCTGTATCGAGGCGAATAGAATCGATGGCCATGCTTATTGTGGCAGGCGTAATGGTGGGGTACATCTGTTCAGCGGCAACCGATTTCCTCATCACGTTCGCATCGGATGCTAACATCGTGAACCTGAAGAACTGGTCGCTCGGAAGCTTCTCAGGCGTCAATTGGAGGGATATCGGCATAATTGCCGTGGTCTCTTTGACGGCGTCCGCTGCTGTGTTCGCCCTCTCGAAACCGATAGGCGCTTTCCAACTGGGCGAACAGTACGCACGCAGCATGGGTGTAAACATTCGGGTATTCCGTGTTGCGCTCATAGTCCTGTCGAGTTTGCTGGCGGCTTGCGTGACCGCGTTCGCTGGCCCGATCAGCTTTGTGGGCATTGCCGTACCCCATGTGGTGAAAAGGCTTCTCTCCACATCGAAGCCAATTGTCGTTATCCCAGGCTCGTTTCTCGGAGGCGCTATATTCTGCTTGTTCTGCGACTTGATTGCGCGGAACATATTCGCTCCGACTGAGGTGTCTATCTCAGCCGTAACGGCGATTTTCGGTGCGCCAATCGTTATTGGCATTCTGTTGCGTCGAGAGAAGGCGAGGAATTAA